Proteins from a single region of bacterium:
- a CDS encoding OmpH family outer membrane protein, whose amino-acid sequence MNSIWKNEKRVEIMLAGLVLILGIVLLISEVLKPSIKIASVDMNRIVNEHPAMEEAVKTFHKELSNLQKTVDKMNEKEKIKQQQRIQQEISQIAIRLQNEAMAKITKDIENLAKKQGYSYVVDKGAVIVGGKDITEDILNAIRKNKTEEKKAEVPDMPMIPVK is encoded by the coding sequence ATGAACTCTATATGGAAGAATGAAAAAAGGGTAGAGATAATGCTTGCTGGACTTGTGTTAATACTTGGGATAGTACTTCTTATATCTGAGGTTCTAAAACCAAGTATTAAAATTGCTTCTGTTGATATGAACCGTATAGTGAACGAACATCCTGCAATGGAAGAAGCAGTTAAAACTTTTCACAAGGAACTTTCTAATCTGCAAAAAACAGTAGATAAAATGAATGAGAAAGAAAAAATAAAACAACAGCAGAGGATACAACAAGAGATTTCACAGATTGCTATAAGGTTACAGAATGAAGCAATGGCGAAAATAACAAAGGATATTGAAAATTTAGCTAAAAAACAAGGATATTCATATGTAGTGGATAAGGGCGCGGTTATTGTTGGTGGAAAAGATATAACAGAAGATATCCTTAACGCTATAAGGAAGAATAAAACAGAGGAAAAGAAAGCAGAAGTCCCGGATATGCCAATGATACCTGTGAAATAG
- a CDS encoding tetratricopeptide repeat protein encodes MKKISIYIIFFSMCLSLLYADYTDFIKEGILLLNQKRISESIKAFEKARDMKPSDPYAYFYLGEAYYAIGKKKEALDNYNKAVEIDNTNPDFYYSIANFYLSEGNYEEAIKSLDKVIEIAPASIKGKSARKLKEEIQRQLENREMLQKWAKMEEEIKKQKEEKKEEQKQEPFPGPPGAAVLPPEFTGMIPGEATGVKEEKLPVEQLVKRIKFGTATTRQNASTLLLAYEQSELLKVVPDIIEIIKQNNEPAIRKNLILALGKTETPDSIDTILKIIQDKNELYDIKITALDSISKIKSESVIVTLRNTLKSILDKRENERIEAQKNIKDITSKLETLEAQKIALNMQLTQEEQKRNEIMQKLQMSDLPSEFAVPPGIPQPGGNKSLSIQEIQKIRNEMLKTETSINKKREDLAKTDQQIIELQQQKSRYEALLQAREQKRTDIVVTTSSTPVTALAPRTGVPVGPPGFETGMPTEIARYEETPEDKNEVVFALKLIRTLGKMRDRQGLSIIKKGWEEFGVENEQIYYLLTLARLGDFTGIQTLISRLGQDYPNGEVELREEIDLRKGIIEILGEYITQKPDPQLQGLIEFLSEEGIYPDIKEMASSVLVSITKNPGK; translated from the coding sequence ATGAAAAAAATATCTATTTATATAATATTTTTTAGTATGTGCCTTTCTCTATTATATGCCGACTATACAGACTTCATAAAAGAAGGAATATTACTACTTAACCAGAAAAGAATATCAGAATCTATAAAAGCATTTGAAAAAGCCAGGGATATGAAACCATCAGACCCTTATGCATATTTTTATCTGGGAGAGGCGTATTATGCAATAGGGAAGAAGAAAGAAGCACTTGACAATTATAATAAAGCCGTTGAGATAGATAATACCAATCCTGATTTCTATTATTCTATTGCTAATTTTTATTTATCAGAAGGAAACTATGAAGAGGCGATTAAATCACTGGATAAAGTAATAGAAATTGCCCCAGCATCAATAAAGGGTAAATCAGCGAGAAAGTTAAAAGAAGAAATCCAGAGACAACTAGAAAATAGAGAGATGTTGCAAAAATGGGCTAAGATGGAGGAAGAAATAAAAAAACAGAAAGAAGAAAAAAAGGAAGAACAAAAACAAGAACCATTTCCAGGTCCTCCAGGAGCAGCAGTATTACCTCCTGAATTCACTGGAATGATACCTGGAGAGGCAACTGGAGTAAAGGAAGAAAAACTTCCTGTAGAACAACTTGTCAAAAGGATAAAATTTGGTACAGCAACTACAAGACAAAATGCATCAACACTCTTACTTGCTTATGAACAATCAGAACTGTTAAAGGTGGTTCCTGACATAATAGAAATTATAAAACAGAATAATGAACCAGCTATAAGAAAAAATCTCATACTGGCACTCGGAAAAACAGAAACACCTGATTCTATTGATACTATACTCAAAATTATTCAGGATAAAAACGAACTCTATGATATAAAAATTACTGCCCTTGATAGTATTTCCAAAATCAAATCCGAAAGTGTAATTGTCACCTTAAGAAATACATTAAAATCAATACTGGATAAAAGGGAAAACGAAAGGATTGAAGCACAAAAAAATATCAAGGATATAACATCAAAATTAGAAACACTTGAAGCACAAAAAATTGCTCTGAATATGCAGTTAACACAGGAAGAACAAAAAAGAAATGAAATTATGCAAAAATTACAGATGAGTGACCTTCCTTCTGAATTCGCAGTACCTCCAGGCATACCTCAACCAGGAGGTAATAAATCTTTAAGCATTCAGGAAATACAAAAAATAAGGAATGAAATGCTTAAAACAGAAACCTCTATAAACAAAAAAAGAGAAGACCTTGCTAAAACAGACCAGCAAATTATAGAGTTACAACAACAAAAAAGCAGATATGAAGCGTTATTGCAAGCAAGAGAACAGAAAAGGACAGATATTGTTGTGACAACCAGTTCTACTCCAGTTACTGCTTTAGCCCCAAGAACTGGCGTTCCAGTTGGTCCTCCTGGTTTTGAAACAGGAATGCCTACAGAAATAGCAAGGTACGAAGAAACTCCTGAAGACAAAAATGAAGTTGTATTTGCACTAAAACTTATAAGAACCCTCGGTAAGATGAGGGATAGACAAGGATTATCCATTATTAAGAAAGGATGGGAAGAATTTGGTGTAGAAAATGAGCAAATATATTATTTGCTGACTCTCGCACGTTTAGGTGACTTTACTGGAATACAGACACTTATTAGCCGACTCGGCCAGGACTATCCTAATGGAGAAGTAGAACTTAGAGAAGAGATAGACCTCCGTAAAGGTATTATAGAGATATTGGGTGAATATATTACTCAAAAACCAGATCCACAACTGCAGGGTTTAATTGAATTTTTAAGTGAAGAAGGTATTTATCCTGATATAAAAGAAATGGCTTCAAGTGTGCTTGTATCCATTACAAAAAATCCAGGTAAGTAA
- the dapB gene encoding 4-hydroxy-tetrahydrodipicolinate reductase: protein MEDKTKIVVCGAEGKMGSLIIQLAIQKKEEFIVKGGVEYKAHSSVGKTNSSGIFISDNLSDVMKGDEVVIDFSTPEGAIEHLKECKIKKTPFVTGVTGFNSEDMKILKESSSDIPVFYSPNMSIGVNLFFEIIKFSAKILKEYEIEISEIHHKFKKDAPSGTAKKIADIICNILNRKPEKVIKHGRAGLTGIRAVEEIGIHSLRLGDIVGEHYVYFGGSGEVIEISHRCYNRTAFASGALKAASFIKNKKTGFYTMEDILREVMNV, encoded by the coding sequence ATGGAAGATAAAACCAAAATAGTTGTATGCGGAGCGGAAGGGAAAATGGGTTCTCTTATAATTCAGCTTGCCATACAGAAAAAAGAAGAGTTCATTGTAAAAGGTGGTGTGGAATATAAAGCCCATTCTTCCGTAGGTAAAACAAACTCTTCAGGAATATTTATCTCCGATAATTTGTCTGATGTTATGAAAGGAGATGAAGTTGTAATAGATTTTTCTACTCCGGAAGGTGCAATAGAACATTTAAAAGAATGTAAAATAAAAAAGACACCTTTTGTAACAGGAGTGACCGGATTCAACAGCGAAGATATGAAAATCTTAAAGGAATCTTCTTCTGACATACCTGTATTTTATTCACCTAATATGAGTATAGGGGTAAACCTTTTCTTTGAAATAATAAAGTTTTCGGCTAAAATTCTGAAGGAATATGAGATAGAAATATCAGAAATACACCACAAATTTAAAAAAGATGCTCCCAGCGGGACTGCAAAAAAGATTGCAGATATTATATGCAATATTTTAAACAGAAAACCTGAAAAAGTGATAAAACATGGCAGAGCAGGACTGACTGGAATACGCGCTGTCGAAGAAATAGGTATCCATTCTCTCAGATTAGGTGATATCGTAGGGGAACATTATGTATATTTTGGAGGCAGTGGCGAGGTTATAGAAATTTCTCATAGATGTTATAACAGAACCGCTTTTGCATCAGGAGCACTT
- the amrA gene encoding AmmeMemoRadiSam system protein A gives MLTESQKKNLLKIARETLEYVLSGKELPPIECDDPVLKEKRGVFVTLKKNGDLRGCIGYIEGVEPLVMAVRDMAIQSATGDPRFPPVSYKELNDIEIEISVLTPLIKVKDAEEIVLGRDGVVIKKGFRQGVFLPQVAEETGWSKEEFLSNLCMYKAGLPPDAWKERDIEIYTFQAEVFSE, from the coding sequence ATGCTTACAGAGAGTCAGAAAAAAAATCTTTTAAAAATTGCACGAGAGACCCTTGAATATGTACTTTCAGGTAAAGAACTTCCACCAATTGAGTGTGATGACCCTGTTTTGAAAGAGAAAAGAGGGGTTTTTGTAACTTTAAAAAAGAATGGGGATTTACGGGGTTGTATAGGTTATATTGAAGGAGTTGAACCTCTTGTAATGGCAGTGAGAGATATGGCTATCCAGTCAGCAACAGGAGATCCTCGTTTTCCTCCTGTAAGTTACAAAGAACTTAATGATATAGAAATTGAAATCTCTGTGCTTACTCCACTTATAAAAGTAAAAGATGCTGAAGAAATTGTACTAGGAAGGGATGGCGTTGTAATAAAAAAAGGATTCAGACAGGGTGTTTTTCTCCCTCAGGTAGCAGAAGAAACTGGATGGAGTAAAGAAGAGTTTTTATCTAATCTTTGTATGTATAAAGCAGGATTACCTCCTGATGCATGGAAAGAAAGAGATATAGAGATTTATACTTTTCAAGCAGAAGTTTTTTCTGAGTAG
- the prfA gene encoding peptide chain release factor 1, which translates to MEINNVRDTIESKLHEITEEYEKLLKLITSGSATSDEFKDAVKKLKELEVIVNLQREKERIEKKLQDAIEILNTDDSEIRKLAEDEKEELLIEKNRIDTEIKRFLFPENPEDYKNAIMELRAGVGGEEASLFVKDLLRMYTRFCEKKGYEIEILSTSRSEKGGFKEIIFLIKGKGAYSDFKYEGGVHRVQRIPKTESYGRIHTSAATVAVFPEMEEKELRIDPGDIKIDTFRSSGAGGQKVNKTSSAVRITHIPTGIVVNCQDERSQIQNKVKALKILRARLQNLYKTEMKKKIDTERKECVKTGERSEKIRTYNFPQNRLTDHRIGLTLYNLDRIMEGEMEELIETLRRQLQ; encoded by the coding sequence ATGGAAATAAATAATGTAAGAGATACTATAGAAAGCAAACTACATGAAATAACAGAGGAATATGAAAAACTCCTTAAATTAATTACTTCTGGTAGCGCTACATCAGATGAATTTAAAGATGCTGTAAAAAAATTAAAAGAATTAGAGGTAATTGTCAATCTTCAAAGAGAAAAGGAAAGAATAGAAAAAAAATTACAGGATGCTATAGAGATTCTCAATACAGATGATTCTGAAATCAGAAAACTTGCAGAAGATGAAAAGGAAGAACTTCTAATAGAAAAAAATAGAATAGATACAGAAATAAAAAGGTTTTTATTTCCAGAAAATCCAGAAGATTATAAAAATGCAATAATGGAACTTAGAGCAGGGGTTGGTGGAGAAGAAGCATCTCTTTTTGTAAAAGACCTTCTAAGAATGTATACAAGATTCTGTGAAAAAAAGGGGTATGAAATAGAGATATTGAGTACAAGTCGTTCTGAAAAAGGCGGTTTTAAAGAGATTATTTTCCTTATTAAGGGTAAAGGTGCTTACAGTGATTTTAAATATGAAGGTGGAGTTCACAGAGTTCAGAGAATACCTAAAACAGAAAGTTATGGAAGAATTCATACATCTGCTGCCACAGTTGCTGTATTTCCTGAAATGGAAGAAAAAGAACTCAGGATAGACCCGGGTGATATTAAAATAGATACATTCAGGTCTTCAGGAGCAGGTGGACAGAAAGTAAATAAAACGTCATCAGCAGTAAGAATTACACATATCCCAACAGGTATTGTTGTAAACTGTCAAGATGAAAGGTCACAGATACAAAATAAAGTTAAAGCACTTAAGATTTTAAGAGCGCGCCTTCAAAATCTATATAAAACAGAAATGAAAAAGAAAATTGATACCGAAAGAAAAGAGTGCGTTAAAACAGGTGAGAGAAGTGAAAAAATAAGAACTTACAATTTCCCTCAGAATCGGCTTACAGACCATAGAATTGGACTTACATTATATAACCTTGATAGAATAATGGAAGGAGAAATGGAAGAATTAATAGAAACATTAAGGAGGCAATTGCAATGA
- the prmC gene encoding peptide chain release factor N(5)-glutamine methyltransferase gives MDPKDIVERATTFLQKNNIEEPRKNAEIILSYILNKPICYIYTDNFILPTEIIKSYNNLLIKRAKGIPLQYLTKRVNFYGYDFFIQKGVFIPRSETEILVEKTIEIYERFYKGENVKILDIGTGCGNIAIVIAKEIKNCRIIATDISAKALKTALNNAKKYKVKTKIQFLKTDIFPLQKVKFHIIVSNPPYIPSSEIETLPREVQNEPSKALSGGSDGLDVIKRILKYANAFLNNRGFLLMEIGDRQRQHIERIKTDMELIKFVKDFTGIDRIAIFSKKQI, from the coding sequence ATGGACCCAAAAGATATTGTTGAAAGAGCAACCACTTTTTTACAGAAGAATAACATAGAAGAACCTCGCAAAAATGCAGAAATTATCCTTTCTTATATCCTTAATAAACCAATCTGCTATATATATACTGACAATTTTATTCTTCCTACTGAAATTATAAAATCATATAACAATCTTCTTATAAAAAGAGCAAAAGGTATTCCATTACAATATCTTACAAAAAGAGTAAATTTTTATGGATATGATTTTTTTATACAGAAAGGTGTTTTTATCCCGAGATCTGAAACTGAAATACTTGTTGAAAAAACGATAGAAATATACGAAAGATTTTACAAAGGTGAAAATGTAAAAATATTAGATATAGGAACAGGTTGTGGAAATATTGCAATTGTTATTGCGAAGGAGATAAAAAACTGTCGTATCATAGCAACAGATATCTCTGCAAAAGCGTTAAAAACTGCCTTAAATAACGCAAAAAAGTATAAAGTTAAAACCAAAATACAATTTTTAAAGACAGATATTTTCCCTCTCCAAAAGGTAAAATTTCATATAATAGTGAGTAATCCACCTTATATTCCTTCTTCTGAAATAGAAACTCTCCCAAGAGAAGTTCAGAATGAACCTTCAAAGGCACTTTCTGGTGGTAGTGATGGTCTCGATGTAATAAAAAGGATTTTGAAATATGCTAATGCTTTTCTTAATAATAGAGGTTTTTTGTTGATGGAAATAGGCGATAGACAGAGACAACACATAGAAAGAATAAAAACTGATATGGAATTGATAAAATTTGTAAAAGATTTTACAGGAATTGACAGAATAGCAATTTTCAGTAAAAAGCAGATTTGA
- the rdgB gene encoding RdgB/HAM1 family non-canonical purine NTP pyrophosphatase: MNFYLATKNINKVLEIQDILKNTGIKVKPAPEDIVFPEETGETFKENALIKARHLKKFIDAPVAGEDSGLIVEKLNGLPGIFSARFAGEPIDDRKNIKKLLDLLSPFKDIRERKAKFIAVVALIDNNEEKIFTGEVNGIITFTPRGNNGFGYDPIFEIPETNKTFAELTMEEKNKISHRAIAFNKLADYLLKR; encoded by the coding sequence TTGAACTTTTACTTGGCAACTAAAAATATAAACAAGGTATTAGAAATACAAGATATACTGAAAAATACAGGGATAAAGGTTAAGCCCGCACCTGAAGATATTGTTTTTCCTGAAGAAACAGGAGAGACATTTAAAGAGAATGCTCTTATAAAAGCACGTCATCTTAAAAAATTTATAGATGCTCCTGTAGCAGGAGAAGATTCAGGACTTATTGTGGAAAAATTAAATGGACTCCCTGGAATCTTCTCTGCAAGATTTGCAGGAGAACCGATTGACGACAGAAAAAATATAAAGAAATTACTTGATTTACTTTCACCTTTCAAGGATATTAGAGAGAGGAAGGCAAAATTTATCGCAGTAGTAGCATTGATTGACAACAATGAAGAAAAAATTTTCACAGGAGAAGTGAATGGTATCATAACTTTTACTCCACGAGGGAATAATGGTTTTGGATATGATCCGATATTTGAGATCCCAGAAACAAATAAAACATTTGCTGAACTAACGATGGAAGAAAAAAACAAGATAAGCCATAGAGCAATTGCTTTCAATAAACTTGCAGATTATCTTCTTAAGAGGTAA
- a CDS encoding GerMN domain-containing protein, giving the protein MNRRERMLIYILTCILILTAGVFIFIKKTISPKVVFIFLLGYNEETKTTYLTPVKRSISKAGDLETKIKMAIELLLQGPDDSEKQQGLNTAMPENASIINVKVEGGIAFIDFSKEIEQGGGTMLMTDRLAQIVYTATQFPPVEKVRILINGEFIKYFSGEGITDVEKPIGRDNFNYEIKYETGG; this is encoded by the coding sequence ATGAACAGAAGAGAAAGAATGTTAATATACATATTAACTTGTATTCTGATACTGACGGCAGGTGTTTTTATCTTCATTAAAAAAACTATAAGTCCAAAAGTTGTTTTTATTTTTCTTCTGGGATATAACGAAGAAACCAAAACAACTTATCTGACACCTGTGAAGAGAAGTATTTCAAAAGCAGGGGATTTGGAGACAAAAATAAAGATGGCGATAGAACTTCTACTCCAGGGACCGGATGACAGTGAGAAACAACAAGGTTTAAATACTGCCATGCCGGAAAATGCATCAATTATAAATGTTAAAGTGGAAGGAGGTATTGCATTCATTGACTTTTCAAAAGAGATAGAACAGGGCGGAGGAACCATGCTTATGACTGACAGATTAGCACAGATTGTTTATACTGCAACTCAGTTTCCACCTGTTGAAAAGGTAAGAATACTTATAAATGGAGAATTTATAAAGTATTTTAGTGGAGAGGGAATTACAGATGTAGAAAAACCTATAGGCAGGGATAACTTTAACTATGAGATAAAATATGAAACAGGAGGATAA
- the rpmE gene encoding 50S ribosomal protein L31 translates to MKEKIHPEYRESTIVCVCGNIVKTRSTKPEIKVEICSNCHPFFTGKHKLVDTTGRVEKFKKRYGNK, encoded by the coding sequence ATGAAAGAGAAAATACATCCAGAATACAGAGAATCAACAATTGTATGTGTATGCGGAAATATAGTAAAGACCCGTTCTACAAAACCAGAAATTAAAGTAGAGATATGTTCAAACTGCCATCCCTTTTTTACAGGAAAACATAAACTTGTAGATACCACAGGAAGAGTGGAAAAATTCAAGAAAAGGTATGGAAATAAATAA
- the murA gene encoding UDP-N-acetylglucosamine 1-carboxyvinyltransferase, with the protein MDKFIVTGGKKLSGCVEISGSKNAALPIISAALLGNDKTVLHNVPDVRDIRTIIKILEYLGACVKYEKNTLEIDPSGINKFTAPYEFVSTMRGSICLLGPLLAKYGKVKFSMPGGCVIGTRPIDLHIKGLKKLGVDIDTEEGYIVGKVKKLKGANIFLGGNFGSSVLATANVMSAAVLAEGETIIEFASCEPEIVDLARFLKNMGAKIYGEGSHCIRIEGVKKLKGIEYSIIPDRIEAGTYVLAGCITSSKITIKNFIPSHLFSFLDKIEEAEVSFKTGNDFIKIFPVRKWKSVDIVTLPYPGFPTDIQAQMTAFLTLADGISTVTEKVFPERFIHIGELNRLGANITLDGAKAVIKGVNKLIGAKTMASDLRASAAIVLAALAAEGTTEIARIYHLDRGYEKFEEKLSALGADIRRIR; encoded by the coding sequence ATGGATAAATTCATTGTAACAGGGGGTAAAAAACTTTCAGGGTGTGTTGAAATATCTGGTTCTAAGAATGCTGCCTTACCTATTATATCAGCCGCACTTCTCGGTAATGATAAAACCGTTCTTCATAATGTGCCAGATGTCAGAGATATACGAACAATCATAAAAATCCTTGAATATCTGGGTGCCTGTGTTAAATATGAAAAAAACACCCTTGAAATAGACCCATCAGGAATAAATAAATTTACAGCCCCTTATGAATTTGTAAGCACAATGCGTGGTTCTATATGTCTCTTAGGACCGCTACTTGCAAAATATGGTAAAGTAAAATTTTCTATGCCTGGTGGATGTGTAATAGGAACAAGACCTATTGACCTCCATATCAAAGGATTAAAAAAACTTGGAGTAGATATAGATACAGAAGAAGGATATATTGTAGGTAAGGTTAAAAAATTAAAGGGCGCAAATATATTTTTAGGTGGAAATTTCGGTTCAAGTGTTCTTGCAACTGCCAATGTAATGAGCGCTGCGGTACTGGCTGAGGGAGAGACAATAATTGAATTTGCATCCTGTGAACCTGAAATTGTAGACCTCGCAAGATTCTTAAAAAATATGGGAGCAAAGATATATGGTGAAGGGTCCCACTGTATCAGAATAGAAGGGGTAAAAAAACTGAAAGGGATAGAATACTCTATAATTCCTGACAGGATAGAAGCCGGTACATATGTACTTGCTGGATGTATTACCTCAAGCAAAATTACAATAAAAAATTTTATTCCATCTCATCTCTTCTCTTTTCTTGACAAAATAGAAGAAGCAGAAGTATCTTTTAAAACAGGTAATGATTTTATAAAAATATTTCCTGTAAGAAAATGGAAGTCGGTTGATATTGTTACTCTTCCTTATCCGGGATTCCCGACAGATATTCAGGCACAGATGACCGCATTTCTTACACTTGCAGATGGAATAAGCACTGTAACAGAAAAGGTTTTTCCAGAAAGATTTATCCACATTGGTGAACTTAATCGTCTTGGAGCGAATATTACCTTGGACGGGGCTAAAGCAGTAATAAAAGGTGTGAATAAACTTATCGGTGCAAAAACAATGGCATCTGACTTAAGGGCAAGTGCAGCAATAGTTCTTGCTGCTCTTGCAGCAGAAGGAACAACAGAAATAGCCAGGATATATCATCTTGATAGAGGATATGAAAAATTTGAAGAAAAGTTATCAGCATTAGGAGCTGATATAAGGAGAATAAGATGA
- the rph gene encoding ribonuclease PH: MVEIKRRGGRNFEEIREMKVSKGILKYALGSCMIEIGDTKVLCAVNVEDKVPLFLKGTDSGWLTAEYSLLPASTSERVARSSNLTGRSQEIQRMIGRSLRAILDMKKIGERTIMVDCDVIQADGGTRAASITGGFIALVEALSKLKKARLIKIPLLRDYLAAVSTGIVYGNKLLDLDYNEDSEASVDFNVVMTGKGEFVEIQGTAEGYPFTEKDMMDLLRIASEGIKKIIDIQKEILKDDIELLLGN; this comes from the coding sequence ATGGTTGAAATAAAAAGAAGGGGTGGAAGAAATTTTGAAGAAATCAGAGAAATGAAAGTATCTAAAGGTATTCTCAAATATGCGTTAGGGTCATGTATGATAGAAATAGGCGATACAAAGGTATTATGTGCTGTCAATGTTGAAGATAAAGTCCCGCTTTTTTTGAAGGGAACTGATAGTGGATGGTTAACTGCAGAATATTCCTTGCTTCCTGCTTCTACAAGTGAAAGAGTAGCAAGAAGCTCCAACCTTACAGGCAGGAGTCAAGAAATACAAAGAATGATAGGCAGGTCTTTAAGAGCTATCCTTGATATGAAAAAAATAGGAGAAAGGACCATAATGGTTGACTGCGATGTCATCCAGGCAGATGGAGGTACAAGGGCTGCTTCAATAACAGGTGGTTTTATCGCTCTCGTAGAAGCACTTTCAAAATTAAAAAAAGCACGACTTATAAAAATCCCTTTACTCCGTGATTATCTTGCAGCAGTAAGTACCGGCATTGTTTATGGCAATAAACTACTCGACCTTGACTATAATGAGGACTCAGAAGCAAGTGTTGATTTTAATGTTGTAATGACTGGGAAAGGAGAATTTGTAGAGATACAGGGAACCGCTGAAGGATATCCCTTCACAGAAAAAGACATGATGGATTTATTACGGATAGCCAGTGAGGGAATTAAAAAGATTATAGATATACAAAAAGAGATTTTGAAAGATGATATTGAACTTTTACTTGGCAACTAA
- a CDS encoding L-fucose/L-arabinose isomerase family protein, whose translation MKTEKTTFALFFGNRGFFPASFMAEARKELTDVLTKLGYKTLLLDEKATRYGAIETVAEGKIFADFLRKNRGKFGGIILSLPNFGDETGAVEALKDAGVPILIQAYPDELDKMSPQLRRDAFCGKFSIMDVFCQYGIPFTVLKPHTVHPKSPVFAENIDFFDRLCRVVNGMKNMVVGAIGARTTPFKTVRIDELALQKKGITMETFDLLSVFHRMQNIKTSDKKTIEKANIYSSYADWKGIPKKAFENLVKLAVVIDDLINEYEFDAIALRCWIEMQQVLGISPCVVLSELNNRGIPAACEVDIGNAVTMYALSKASGKPSACLDWNNNYGESENKCILFHCGPVPANMMVCKGKITDHAILSNSVGKGYGYGCNTGRIASGPFTFGSMLTLNGEMEFYLGEGRFTEDPIPDDFFGCAGVAEIENLQDALQTIGYRGYRHHTSVTYGHILQPVKEAFERYLGYRVVKV comes from the coding sequence ATGAAGACAGAAAAAACGACATTTGCATTATTTTTTGGTAATAGAGGTTTTTTTCCAGCATCATTTATGGCAGAAGCAAGGAAAGAACTGACAGATGTACTTACAAAATTAGGATACAAAACACTTTTACTTGATGAAAAAGCTACAAGGTATGGGGCTATAGAAACGGTAGCAGAAGGAAAGATTTTTGCAGATTTTTTACGAAAGAATCGTGGAAAATTCGGTGGTATTATACTATCCCTGCCAAATTTCGGTGATGAAACAGGTGCAGTTGAAGCGTTGAAAGATGCCGGAGTTCCAATACTTATACAGGCATATCCTGATGAACTTGATAAGATGTCACCTCAATTAAGACGAGATGCTTTTTGTGGGAAATTCTCTATTATGGACGTCTTCTGTCAGTATGGAATACCTTTTACTGTTCTTAAACCACATACGGTCCATCCTAAATCACCCGTCTTTGCAGAAAACATTGATTTTTTTGACCGCTTATGCCGGGTAGTAAATGGAATGAAAAATATGGTTGTTGGTGCTATCGGAGCGAGAACAACTCCGTTTAAAACAGTCCGTATAGATGAACTTGCTCTTCAGAAAAAAGGGATTACAATGGAAACATTTGACCTTCTTTCTGTGTTTCACAGGATGCAAAATATAAAAACATCTGATAAAAAGACCATTGAAAAAGCAAATATCTACAGCAGTTATGCAGACTGGAAAGGAATTCCCAAAAAAGCATTTGAGAATCTTGTAAAACTTGCTGTCGTTATTGATGATCTAATTAATGAATATGAGTTTGATGCTATCGCATTAAGATGCTGGATAGAAATGCAGCAAGTACTTGGTATTTCTCCCTGTGTAGTACTGAGCGAACTTAATAATAGAGGTATCCCTGCTGCGTGTGAGGTTGATATTGGTAATGCTGTAACTATGTATGCTCTCTCTAAAGCATCAGGGAAACCATCTGCCTGTCTGGATTGGAATAATAACTATGGAGAATCAGAAAACAAATGTATACTTTTTCACTGTGGACCTGTACCAGCAAATATGATGGTATGTAAGGGAAAAATAACAGACCATGCTATACTATCCAATTCTGTTGGAAAAGGATATGGTTATGGATGTAATACAGGACGGATTGCATCAGGACCTTTTACATTTGGAAGCATGCTTACTTTAAATGGAGAAATGGAATTTTATCTCGGAGAAGGCAGATTTACAGAAGACCCCATACCTGATGACTTTTTTGGATGTGCTGGAGTTGCTGAGATAGAAAATCTTCAGGATGCTTTACAAACCATTGGTTACAGAGGTTACAGACATCATACCAGTGTTACATATGGACATATTCTCCAACCGGTTAAAGAAGCATTTGAAAGATACTTAGGATACAGAGTGGTTAAGGTCTGA